Proteins from a single region of Acidobacteriota bacterium:
- a CDS encoding pirin family protein, whose amino-acid sequence MSIRPIKRLMKSRPTIEGAGVRLRRGFGFGDTETYDPFLLFDDFRGDDPDDYLAGFPWHPHRGIETITYVLAGAVEHGDSLGNKGSLGPGDVQWMTAGSGIIHQEMPRGDVQGRMHGFQLWANLPSSLKMTAPRYQDIRANQIPEVTDDDGTRVRVVCGTFRGVSGPVDRVAAEPQYLDVWVPPGLDRRLAVETTRHAFAYVFEGSGRFGHASEPQPVPTERVGRQAPGGIEFADNRSLVLFDSGDEVAVRAGDQGVRFLLVSGAPLQEPVAWRGPIVMNTQDELRTAFEEYQNGTFLKHGQAAARQSLRE is encoded by the coding sequence ATGTCAATTCGACCAATCAAGCGGCTCATGAAGTCCAGGCCGACGATTGAAGGAGCCGGCGTGCGTCTGCGGCGCGGCTTCGGGTTTGGCGACACCGAGACGTACGACCCTTTCCTCCTGTTCGACGACTTTCGAGGCGACGATCCGGACGACTACCTGGCGGGGTTTCCCTGGCATCCCCACCGTGGCATCGAGACCATCACCTACGTGCTCGCGGGTGCGGTTGAACATGGCGACAGCCTTGGCAACAAAGGTTCGCTCGGCCCCGGCGACGTCCAGTGGATGACGGCCGGCAGCGGCATCATTCATCAGGAGATGCCGCGCGGCGACGTGCAGGGCCGGATGCACGGGTTTCAGCTCTGGGCAAATCTCCCGTCGTCTCTGAAGATGACCGCCCCGCGGTATCAGGACATCAGGGCGAATCAGATCCCTGAGGTGACCGACGACGATGGCACGCGCGTGAGAGTGGTGTGCGGCACCTTCCGGGGCGTGAGCGGGCCCGTCGATCGCGTGGCGGCCGAGCCGCAGTATCTCGATGTGTGGGTGCCCCCAGGACTGGATCGCCGGCTGGCGGTCGAAACAACGCGCCATGCCTTCGCGTACGTCTTCGAAGGATCTGGCCGCTTCGGGCACGCGTCAGAACCGCAGCCAGTTCCGACCGAACGAGTTGGCCGGCAGGCGCCGGGCGGCATCGAGTTCGCCGACAACCGTTCGCTCGTGCTGTTCGATTCCGGCGATGAGGTGGCTGTGCGGGCAGGAGACCAGGGAGTCCGCTTTCTGCTCGTGTCTGGCGCGCCGCTGCAGGAACCGGTGGCATGGCGCGGCCCGATCGTAATGAACACGCAGGACGAGTTACGGACGGCATTCGAGGAGTACCAGAACGGGACGTTTCTCAAGCACGGGCAGGCGGCGGCAAGACAATCACTCCGGGAGTGA
- a CDS encoding KpsF/GutQ family sugar-phosphate isomerase produces the protein MTIDLDLARKVLTIEASAVLGLVDRVDDRFSQAVSLLYQCQGRVILTGMGKSGIIARKIAATFTSTGTPAFFLHPAEAVHGDLGVVQSQDVIVALSHTGETAELLRLLETIRRIGAKLVAMTGSPVSTLGRASDIVLDCGVSGEACPLNLAPTASTTAALAMGDALAMVLLVAKGFRQEDFQYLHPGGGLGKRLMRAEALMHTGAQTPVVPLDAPMSVVLAEISGKRLGMTCVTSADGRLAGIITDGDIRRHLIDGGLLQRRAADVMTAAPVAIERSLLAVEALAMMERSKITSLVVVDADGRVEGVLHLHDLWRTQMF, from the coding sequence GTGACGATTGACCTGGATCTGGCGCGCAAGGTCCTCACCATCGAAGCCTCGGCGGTGCTCGGCCTGGTCGACCGGGTTGACGACCGATTCTCGCAGGCCGTGTCCCTGCTTTACCAGTGCCAGGGCCGAGTCATCCTCACGGGCATGGGCAAGTCGGGCATCATCGCGCGGAAGATCGCGGCCACCTTCACGAGCACGGGCACGCCAGCGTTCTTTCTCCATCCGGCAGAGGCCGTGCATGGCGACCTGGGCGTGGTTCAGAGCCAGGACGTCATCGTGGCGCTGTCGCACACAGGAGAAACGGCCGAGCTGCTGCGGCTGCTCGAGACCATCCGCCGGATTGGCGCCAAACTCGTGGCGATGACCGGGTCGCCCGTGTCGACGCTCGGGCGCGCCTCGGATATCGTGCTCGACTGCGGAGTGAGCGGGGAGGCCTGCCCGCTCAATCTCGCGCCGACGGCCAGCACGACGGCGGCGCTCGCGATGGGCGACGCGCTCGCGATGGTGTTGCTGGTGGCCAAAGGGTTCCGGCAGGAGGATTTCCAGTACCTCCATCCGGGCGGCGGGCTTGGCAAGCGGCTGATGCGGGCCGAGGCGCTGATGCACACGGGGGCGCAGACGCCGGTGGTGCCGCTGGACGCGCCGATGTCGGTTGTGCTGGCCGAAATCTCGGGCAAGCGGCTTGGCATGACCTGCGTCACCAGCGCGGATGGACGCCTGGCCGGCATCATCACTGACGGCGACATCCGGCGTCACCTGATTGATGGCGGCCTGCTCCAGCGGCGGGCGGCGGACGTGATGACGGCGGCGCCTGTGGCCATCGAGCGGTCGCTTCTGGCCGTGGAGGCGCTCGCCATGATGGAACGGAGCAAGATCACCTCACTCGTGGTCGTCGACGCGGATGGCAGAGTGGAGGGCGTGCTGCACCTGCACGACCTCTGGCGCACGCAGATGTTCTGA
- a CDS encoding CTP synthase — MERNQRPPVKYIFVTGGVVSSLGKGLAAASIGCLLEGHGYRVTLQKLDPYINVDPGTMSPYQHGEVYVTDDGAEADLDLGHYERFTNTRTTRNHNWTTGRVYMSVIQKERRGDYLGRTIQVIPHITNEIKQCVEGVAKDVDVVIVEIGGTVGDIESQPFLEAIRQLRQDVGRENTLYVHLTLVPFIGTAGELKTKPTQHSVRDLRSLGIQPDILLCRTDRALPGDIKRKIALFCDVAEEAVITARDVDSIYEVPLAFADEGLDRIVLKYLHLPQTEKNMTAWEDLVGRIKHPERDIAIHVVGKYVELTDSYKSLNEALYHGGFAHRARVRFHWVEAEALERDGGEHLLDDADGILVPGGFGIRGTRGMMRAARISRERRIPYFGICYGFQWAAVDFARTVCGLEGADSTECDEQAPHKVIYKLRDLLGIDELGGTMRLGQYPCEIVPGSLAHRIYGTTTISERHRHRYEFNRLYEQILVDHGARISGKSPDGKFVEILELPDHPWFVAVQFHPEFLSRPLRPHPLFASFVEASLAHQTQRVNARRAESVV, encoded by the coding sequence ATGGAACGAAATCAGCGGCCACCAGTCAAGTACATCTTCGTCACCGGCGGCGTGGTGTCGTCGCTGGGCAAAGGGCTGGCGGCGGCCTCAATCGGCTGCCTGCTCGAAGGACATGGCTATCGGGTCACGCTCCAGAAGCTTGATCCGTATATCAACGTCGATCCGGGCACGATGAGCCCGTACCAGCACGGCGAGGTCTATGTCACCGACGACGGCGCCGAGGCCGATCTTGATCTGGGGCATTACGAGCGGTTCACCAACACGCGAACCACGCGCAACCACAACTGGACCACGGGGCGCGTCTACATGTCGGTGATTCAGAAGGAGCGGCGCGGCGATTATCTGGGACGCACGATCCAGGTAATTCCGCACATCACCAACGAGATCAAGCAGTGCGTCGAGGGCGTCGCCAAGGACGTTGACGTGGTCATCGTCGAGATCGGCGGCACCGTCGGCGACATCGAAAGCCAGCCCTTTCTCGAGGCCATCAGGCAGCTTCGGCAGGATGTCGGCCGCGAGAACACGCTGTACGTCCACTTGACGCTCGTGCCCTTCATCGGGACAGCCGGCGAACTGAAGACCAAGCCGACGCAGCACAGCGTGCGCGACCTCCGGTCACTGGGCATCCAGCCCGACATTCTGCTCTGCCGCACGGACCGCGCCCTGCCGGGCGACATCAAGCGCAAGATCGCGCTCTTCTGCGACGTCGCCGAAGAGGCCGTGATCACGGCGCGGGACGTGGACAGCATCTACGAGGTGCCGCTGGCGTTTGCCGACGAGGGGCTCGATCGAATCGTGCTGAAGTATCTGCACCTGCCGCAGACCGAGAAGAACATGACCGCGTGGGAGGATCTGGTCGGCCGGATCAAGCACCCCGAGCGCGACATCGCGATCCACGTGGTGGGCAAGTACGTCGAGCTGACCGATTCATACAAGAGCCTCAATGAAGCGCTGTACCACGGCGGGTTCGCCCATCGCGCGCGTGTCAGGTTCCACTGGGTTGAGGCCGAGGCGCTCGAACGTGACGGCGGCGAACATCTGCTCGATGACGCCGATGGCATCCTCGTGCCCGGGGGATTCGGCATCCGTGGCACCCGCGGCATGATGCGGGCGGCCCGCATCAGTCGCGAACGCCGCATTCCGTATTTCGGGATCTGCTACGGGTTCCAGTGGGCGGCTGTGGATTTTGCCCGGACCGTGTGCGGCCTGGAAGGCGCCGATTCAACGGAGTGCGACGAGCAGGCCCCGCACAAAGTGATCTACAAACTGCGGGACCTGCTGGGCATCGATGAGCTCGGCGGCACGATGCGGCTCGGGCAGTACCCCTGCGAGATCGTGCCGGGCTCTCTCGCCCACCGTATCTACGGCACCACAACGATCTCGGAGCGCCATCGGCATCGCTACGAGTTCAACAGGTTGTACGAACAGATCCTCGTGGACCACGGCGCGCGCATCTCGGGCAAATCGCCCGACGGCAAGTTTGTCGAAATCCTGGAGCTTCCCGATCACCCGTGGTTTGTGGCGGTGCAATTCCACCCCGAGTTCCTCTCGAGACCGCTGCGCCCGCATCCGCTGTTTGCCAGCTTCGTTGAGGCGAGCCTCGCGCACCAGACGCAGCGTGTGAACGCCCGCCGGGCAGAATCAGTTGTGTGA
- the kdsB gene encoding 3-deoxy-manno-octulosonate cytidylyltransferase, with protein sequence MHPSAPRDAAPPHANPQVSVIIPARYASTRLPGKPLADIGGQTMIERVYRRAAAAHGVSRVVVATDDDRIVGEVRAFGGEAVMTSPAHQSGTDRIAEVARQLESDLIVNAQGDEPLLAPEAIEQALAPMIADASIVMATLGASLDQERDFANPNVVKVLVDGHGFAIYFSRAAVPFRRQETALGPSVLKHIGLYVYRRPFLLALAALPRTPLEQAESLEQLRAIEHGYRIKVVHTPYQSVSVDTPEDLERVRRLAADERLT encoded by the coding sequence GTGCACCCTTCGGCGCCCCGCGACGCTGCCCCGCCCCACGCCAATCCGCAGGTTTCGGTCATCATCCCGGCCCGCTACGCTTCCACCCGGCTTCCCGGCAAGCCGCTGGCCGACATCGGCGGTCAGACGATGATCGAACGCGTGTACCGGAGGGCGGCGGCGGCCCATGGTGTCTCGCGGGTCGTGGTGGCCACCGACGACGACCGGATCGTCGGCGAGGTCCGGGCGTTCGGCGGCGAGGCGGTGATGACCAGTCCAGCCCACCAGAGCGGCACGGACCGGATTGCGGAAGTCGCCCGCCAGCTGGAGTCCGACCTCATCGTCAACGCGCAGGGCGACGAGCCTCTGCTCGCGCCCGAGGCGATCGAGCAGGCCCTCGCGCCCATGATCGCGGATGCGTCGATCGTGATGGCGACGCTTGGCGCCTCCCTCGACCAGGAACGGGATTTCGCCAACCCGAATGTCGTCAAGGTGCTGGTTGACGGCCACGGCTTCGCCATCTATTTTTCCCGAGCCGCGGTGCCGTTTCGCCGCCAGGAGACGGCGCTCGGCCCGTCGGTCCTGAAGCACATCGGGTTGTATGTCTACCGCCGCCCATTCCTGCTCGCGCTGGCCGCGCTTCCCCGCACGCCATTGGAACAGGCGGAATCGCTGGAGCAGCTGCGGGCGATCGAACACGGCTACCGCATCAAGGTTGTCCACACCCCCTATCAATCCGTCTCGGTCGACACTCCCGAGGATCTCGAGCGCGTCCGCCGGCTGGCAGCGGACGAACGGCTCACGTGA
- a CDS encoding malate dehydrogenase: MLKKIGLIGGGNIGGVLAQELFQRRLAATVALVDVKGPDVAKGKCLDIAEGTPMIDSDVKFVAGKEYDVLQDADLIVNTAGVPRSVRPDGTYPSREELLAVNLQITDAVAEAVRKFCPNAIVISIANPLDAIVFRLNQKLNPPKHKLMGMAGALDSARYRYFVAQAAGVSVESVEALVLGGHGDDMVPIRSCCRVGGMPVEKFVDEKTLSAIEARTRKAGGEIVGLIGVSAFWSPAIAAMEMVEAIVYDKKKIVASCVLLEGEYGVKGLFVGVPVVLGRNGVEKIIELDLTEAEKAAFAKSVEAVKKTANEVLAAK, encoded by the coding sequence ATGCTCAAGAAGATCGGACTCATCGGCGGCGGAAATATCGGCGGCGTGCTGGCTCAGGAACTGTTCCAGCGCAGGTTGGCGGCGACGGTGGCGCTCGTGGACGTCAAAGGTCCCGACGTTGCCAAGGGCAAGTGTCTCGATATCGCGGAAGGCACGCCCATGATCGACAGCGACGTGAAGTTCGTCGCGGGCAAGGAATATGACGTCCTGCAGGACGCCGACCTCATCGTCAATACGGCCGGTGTGCCGCGCTCCGTCCGGCCCGATGGAACCTACCCCAGCCGGGAAGAGCTGCTCGCCGTCAACCTGCAGATTACCGATGCGGTCGCCGAGGCCGTCAGGAAGTTCTGCCCGAACGCCATCGTCATCTCGATCGCCAATCCGCTCGATGCGATCGTGTTCAGGCTGAACCAGAAGCTGAACCCTCCCAAGCACAAGCTGATGGGCATGGCCGGGGCGCTGGATTCGGCGCGCTATCGCTACTTCGTGGCGCAGGCCGCGGGCGTGTCGGTCGAGAGCGTCGAGGCGCTGGTGCTCGGCGGCCACGGCGACGACATGGTGCCCATCCGGAGTTGCTGCCGCGTGGGCGGGATGCCGGTGGAGAAGTTCGTGGACGAGAAGACCCTGAGCGCGATCGAGGCCCGCACGCGCAAGGCGGGCGGCGAAATCGTCGGACTGATTGGCGTCTCGGCGTTCTGGTCACCCGCAATCGCCGCCATGGAGATGGTGGAAGCGATTGTCTACGACAAGAAGAAAATTGTCGCCTCCTGCGTGCTGCTCGAGGGCGAGTACGGCGTCAAGGGCCTGTTTGTGGGCGTACCGGTCGTTCTGGGCAGAAACGGCGTCGAGAAGATCATCGAACTCGATTTGACCGAGGCCGAGAAAGCCGCGTTCGCGAAGTCGGTCGAGGCCGTCAAGAAGACCGCCAACGAGGTCCTGGCAGCGAAGTAG
- the kdsA gene encoding 3-deoxy-8-phosphooctulonate synthase, translating to MTPVNLGSVTIGGGGPLVLVGGPCVIESEAHAVSLGSAIAAIASRCGVPYIFKASFDKANRTSLRSFRGPGLDDGLRVLAAVKTAIGVPVLTDIHEPWQAARAAEVADVLQIPAFLCRQTDLLLAAARTGKAVNIKKGQFLSPHDVRHAIEKITSTGNRQIVVTERGASFGYNNLVVDMRSFPILRGFGFPVVFDVTHSLQLPGGGDGVTAGQAQYIDTLAPAGVAAGIDGVFLEIHEHPAAAKSDAQNALALDALEPLLRLLVGIDTLRRGWDGSRP from the coding sequence GTGACACCGGTAAACCTTGGTTCCGTGACGATCGGCGGCGGGGGTCCGCTGGTTCTGGTCGGCGGCCCGTGCGTGATCGAGAGCGAGGCGCACGCCGTCAGTCTGGGCTCGGCCATCGCGGCGATCGCCAGCCGCTGCGGCGTCCCGTACATTTTCAAGGCGTCGTTCGACAAGGCCAACCGAACGTCGCTGCGCTCGTTTCGAGGCCCCGGGCTCGACGACGGCCTGCGCGTCCTCGCCGCAGTCAAGACCGCGATCGGCGTGCCCGTGCTGACCGACATCCATGAGCCGTGGCAGGCGGCGCGGGCGGCGGAGGTGGCAGACGTGCTGCAGATTCCCGCCTTCCTGTGCCGGCAGACCGATCTGCTGCTGGCGGCGGCCCGCACGGGAAAGGCGGTCAACATCAAGAAGGGCCAGTTCCTCTCGCCGCACGACGTGCGGCATGCCATCGAGAAGATTACGTCGACGGGCAATCGTCAGATCGTCGTGACCGAACGCGGCGCGTCGTTCGGCTACAACAATCTGGTGGTGGACATGCGATCGTTTCCGATCCTCAGGGGCTTCGGGTTCCCGGTCGTGTTCGATGTCACGCACAGCCTGCAACTGCCGGGCGGCGGCGACGGCGTGACCGCCGGGCAGGCGCAATATATCGACACGTTGGCGCCGGCCGGCGTGGCCGCGGGCATCGACGGCGTATTTCTCGAGATCCACGAGCATCCGGCCGCTGCGAAGAGCGACGCGCAGAATGCGCTGGCGCTTGACGCGCTGGAACCGCTACTCCGCCTGCTGGTCGGTATCGACACGCTGCGCCGCGGGTGGGATGGGAGCCGGCCGTGA